One Pseudochaenichthys georgianus chromosome 7, fPseGeo1.2, whole genome shotgun sequence DNA segment encodes these proteins:
- the LOC117449063 gene encoding transmembrane protein 198-like has protein sequence MAAWLYVPQEPGALTAGGHMCSLQDNIKLEVLPMILCSAGISAGLVYLLIGYRCFKAAMFLCGFLCGSVSLPLLHLDHPLMADLCPGTRLVLGLGIGLLTGLMALLVPPLGLLLSGLQLGALLSVGPLMLLAHFHSLGPVLGPLSVVLASGLIVALMTLRWQKVLIIAYTSVLGSAVVLLSLDLLLGGATVLDQLFDVFTGNPVKPLCWFNWAIAGLGPILALIGGAVQWRFTARGFSHKEAAYKKQKKHVKKHKYRELRRRPPPHRRRRPPPLKRYAGDVLAPSYLQCLQERQQGTGSSSSSSSSSRSLVSAAHTLIDFDFETGSMVSLTSAATPVYTVGRNTPSNVCNMHDYVIY, from the exons ATGGCCGCCTGGCTGTATGTCCCCCAGGAGCCCGGGGCCCTCACTGCTGGGGGCCACATGTGTTCTCTGCAGGATAACATCAAGCTGGAAGTCTTACCCATGATCCTCTGCTCCGCCGGCATCTCTGCAGGACTCGTATACCTGCTCATAG gATACCGCTGCTTTAAGGCGGCCATGTTCCTCTGTGGCTTCCTCTGTGGCTCTGTCTCTCTCCCGCTGCTCCACCTGGACCATCCTCTGATGGCCGACCTCTGCCCAGGGACCAGGCTGGTTCTGGGGCTGGGGATCGGGCTCCTCACAGGGCTGATGGCCCTCCTGGTGCCTCCGCTGGGGCTACTGCTCAGCGGCCTGCAGCTGGGGGCCCTGCTCTCCGTGGGGCCCCTGATGCTGCTGGCTCATTTCCACAGCCTGGGGCCAGTGTTGGGCCCCCTGAGCGTGGTGCTGGCTTCAGGCCTGATCGTGGCCCTGATGACTCTTCGCTGGCAGAAGGTCCTGATCATCGCCTACACGTCGGTGTTGGGATCCGCCGTCGTGCTGCTGAGCCTGGACCTCCTGCTGGGAGGGGCCACAGTGCTGGATCAGCTGTTTGATGTGTTCACTGGGAACCCAGTTAAACCCCTCTGCTGGTTCAACTGGGCCATCGCTGGGCTGGGGCCAATCCTCGCTTTGATTGGTGGAGCCGTGCAGTGGAGGTTCACAGCCAGAGGATTTTCACACAAAGAAG CTGCATACAAAAAACAGAAGAAACACGTGAAGAAGCACAAATACAGAGAGTTGAGGAGACGACCTCCACCTCACCGGCGCCGCCGCCCTCCACCTCTGAAACGCTACGCCGGAGACGTCCTGGCACCG AGTTATCTGCAGTGTCTGCAGGAGCGTCAGCAAGGAACAggatcctcttcctcctcctcttcctccagcaGAAGCCTCGTCTCTGCAGCACACACTCTGATCGACTTTGACTTTGAGACGGGGTCCATGGTGTCTCTGACGTCTGCAGCCACGCCGGTCTACACAGTGGGAAGAAACACGCCTTCCAATGTCTGCAACATGCACGATTACGTTATTTACTGA